aaacgtcaagtaaaagttaatttctaaaAAGGATGCGTTTATATCTGATGTTTGTCACCGCTGTTTGTGTGTTATTTCTGAtcaaacagctaatattcgaaaaataagagcattttgaaaatggccaaaaatggccacaatgcgaaggctatagcccatgcaaaatgggcagtttgggtgaaaaaataaaattgcctaaaataggcaaaaaaacgtttctacaaacacattcaagtttttctatgcaaaaaacggctcgaaaaaacagctaatattcgaaaaatgagagcattttcaaaatggcaaaacattggccacaatgcaaaggctatagcccatgcaaaatactcagtttgggttaaaaattaaatatgcgaaaaacatgtgaaaaacggcTTTACTATcacattacagctgttctatgcaaaaaacggctcggaaaaacagctaatattcgaaaaaagagagcattttgaaaatggccaaaaatggccacaatgcaaaggctatagcccatgcaaaatactcactttgggtcaaaaaataaaattgcctaaaatatgtgaaaaacgtttctacaaacacattcaagttgttctatggaaaaaacggctcgaaaaaacagctaatattggaaaaatgagagcattttgaaaatggccaaaaatggccacaatgcaaaggctatagcccatgcaaaatactcagtttgggtcaaagattaaaattgcctaaaatagGCGAAAActtttctacaaacacattaaagttgttctatgcaaaaaaacggctcgaaaaaacagctaatattggaaaaatgagagcattttgaaaatggccaaaaatggccacaatgcaaaggctatagcccatgcaaaatgggcagtttgggttaaaaattaaatatgcgaaaaacatgcgaaaaacggctctactaTCACATTACAGCtgtcctatgcaaaaaacggctaaaaaactagctaatattcgaaaactgagagcattttgaaaatgaccaaaaatggccacaatgcaaaggctatagcccatgcaaaaagGGCAGTtcgggttaaaaattaaatatgcgaaaaagatgcgaaaaacggctctactatcacattacagctgttctatgcagaaaaacggctcgaaaaaagagCTGATagtcgaaaaatgagagcattttgaaaatgaccaaaaatgaCTACAATGCAAAGCCGGATTTACTTCGTGCAATAAAGAGGGTGCAAATAGGAGGCACTTGCGCCGAAAAGTACGCCCTCTCCAGCTTGGTGTCTCTTCCTCAATCTCATGgattaaagaaaatcaattTCCGAGCAGTAGCATGGAGCTACAGCTTATCTGTCACGCTTACTAATAATAACGGTTAAACAAGAAATGGCTACTCCCCGCACACGACATCAATTATGCACAATCACTCAAAAGAAGTCTGcactatttttatttctttttaacacattattattttgctgacatatttatttataatttgaTAGTGATTATATTTGTACATACGAAAGTAGGATTCAGGGTACCCACTCTCCATTGTTCATGAGAGACAGAGATGTAGGGTCGGGGTGGCCGTTGGAAAGCGGGGGGTGAGGGGTGAATAGGGTACAAATACACCAGGAAACGATGATTACCAACTTGTCTCTAAGACTCAAATTTTTTGATGACTGTGAATCTTAATTCaggaaaccattttctttcacAAGTGCCATCAACTGCAACAAAAGGTAactttctttagaaaccaCTGAAGCTCAGATTGGCACATTAACGACTTGAAGTGGTGACAAAGATACCTCAAAGTTATGAATATATTAATTTGTTTAAGTCAAGGAAACTCACAACATCACTAAATCAGCTTCCTTTGTACGAGACTGAACAGctgttatttctgtttttgtggACTCTCAGCAAGGTATTCTAAAAATGGTCTCTATTAATGAACTATTTAAGTACCAATATAAAACTAAGAACTACTGGACACAAACTTACAGAGGAAAGCGGCAAAATTATTGTAAGGCTGTCAATAAATACTGCCTATAAATACACTAAAGTTTCAAGTCTCCATGAACGTTATCTCACTGAAATGGTACAAAAATTTATACAGGACGCATCTGCTACTTGATTAATAGCAAAGGGTGCAGTGCGAGGACCCATTTGCAGTACTATGAAAAATATACCTAAAAACGCAATATTTCTTCCGCTTTCTACAGTTAGGTCAGGGCAACAACTTTCCGTTTTCTTTGTGATCCTTCGATAGGCTAATTATTTAAGAGCAATATGTCCTCCATCACAGTTAACTCTCCAGTTTTAATTTACTAGTggctataggcgaatctttgctgacgtcattgtttacatttttgcttattagcatacgacttacctaatagaagcagtggccgtatatatgagctaaatgcgaaagttgaaagagctgattaagttaagcaatttgtgcaattttcagctctttgcaagcagtattgaaggaaatatcagacatcaaaaactgcgaaattgctgggtggcaaaaaagttaatgagccgtacatcccctgtaaaatctcgagtttttagaagagaatttctccgaaaccattcgatgaattggactcaacttttcagagaaaacttaaactgttatgccctttcaatattcagagttattttattttattagcgtcatcagatagtgataagcatatgttaatgaggcaaaaaaggtaaacaaagattcgcctattccTTACGGTACCCTGGAAATTCAATCTCAAGGTCCCAGTTTCAAAAGCGTCCTTGACTGAAGAAGACTTCTGTGTTCGATAAAATTTTGACGAAGTGTGGACCCACCCGAAACTAACcgttattaataataaacccaattcaggaaaaaaatattacttcATGGGTCCACAGAAATTCAAATAAATCACTCATATGAAGAATTCGTCTACCACCTTTAAACAAGAATAGAAACGAAAATAATAGTTTTCAGTTTCCTAAAATGTTACAATTGCTTCTGTTTTGTGATTGCACGAAATAGATCATTCGCCAAATTCTCAGCCAGTCAAAGGCAGAAGGAAACTGATGACTTCCTCACACGCGTTAACCAGCTGTCAATTTACAAGGAAACAAGGAAGCCTGGACCCTTGTTACCTCTTAAGGTAATTACAAAAATGCACCGTCCTTGCATTTAAAACGTGCATGAAACCCAGTGGAAATATTTCACGACTAAATTGCAATCATCGTCATCAACAAGGTGAATTCTTCTATAGCCTACAGACTACGTCTGGTTTGACATATTTACAAACAGTGTACTCGTAGGTATGGttctaaaaatatatttcgGCTAGGATCAGTGAACTTGTGGTATCAATAATACAAGGTTTAAAGGTAAATGTATGAACTTCTCAGATCACTAGAAGTTCATCGCTTCTTTTTGCCCATGCGCAGCTCTCTTACGAGGTTATTTCTTGTGGTGCGTTCCGAGTCAAGAAAATTGAGGGAAATTAAGATGCCAAGGGAAAAGTGCGAGACAACTTTGATGGCGTGAATGTCACAATCCATAACGGGACAGAATACGTTTCTATCATTGCAGAAATGGCACTGTTGTTCTTTGTACAGCTGTATGGGCAACGTTTGCTACGTACGCAAAAAAACTGCACATGGGCCACGCAAACGTACAACTTGTCTTGCAATGTAGCAAGCAGGGCTAGCAGGATTGAAACTGCCATAAGAAATATGAGACTATAGtttaaacaaaatatgtaaaaaaaattcttgacaAGAAGCAAAGAACTTGTTATCAGTCAACAAACTTTACAaatccaaaaaacaaaaatgaaaacaaagtgcTTTCTGTTTCCGTGATTCCCTTTTTTTGTTCTACTTCTCATACCTTCTCTTCTCGGTCTTGATAAACCCACAGTGAAAATCGCCTTGTCATAACGACCTTCCTTTCTTATTACCTTGGTAACAATGACGTCACGTACGCGTCATGGGGCTATCCCTACTACAGTTGCAAGGAATCCTCATACAATGGAATCTGTGAGTATCCCAATGGGTTTTCTGACAATCTAAAGTACAATAGCTGGTGTTCCAGCAACATGGATAAAAAGCTTCAGCTCGACAATTCGAGCACCACTGCTTCTTCTTCGCCACGTTCACTGCATCTTGAACGGATTTCTCCTCCTGTTCCTTTGCCACCTGGAGAACTTTTTTGATGTGTTTCTCCCGTTCTTGTTTGCATCTGTCAATGGCTTTCTTCACCGCTTCGTCCGTGATACGCTCTCGTTCAAGCCTCTCCTTGTTAACAGCTCTTTTCACAACCTGTTGAATTTCCCgttctttgttcttttgtgCGTCCCGCATGACTTTTTCGATGAGTTCATTTTTCTCGAGTCGCTCGCGTTCAAGCGCATCTTGTAACATTTTAATAACATTCGGCTGATCCCTGGTCGTCGAAAGGTCAATTGTTGGACCGCTGCTGCAACTACAGTTCTCGGACATTTCGTGACAGCACTGCTTACTAACAGATCTGTCACGCAACACTCGCTGATTTTGTTCATCTTTTCTTCGTTTCACATCTTCCACAAGTTGCTTGGCGCGTTCTCTTTCGCAATTCAGGTCCGCTTTTAGCGAATTTATCTCCTCTTGCTGCTCCTCAATTGTTTCCTCTAACTGCTTAACTCTATCGTCTTGATTGCAGGGAAAGTCAGTTTGAATTTCCTTGCACACAGTTTTGGCCGAGGACGATACAGATTTCTGTGAACGTAAGTTATGAAAGCGTTCAAGGAAAAGAATGGgaaaaatcatttcattattaACCAGCTTTGTTTCTTCGCGAACGACATTGGCTACTTTTCCCGAAGGTTTTCTCGCGGTTCCCGCGGGTCTCTGAATTTTTCCCGCGAATACAACAATTGCAGTTCCTCTCGCTCTTAACTCGGTCGAATTTTTTCCACTTGGTCTGGCGGAATGTTTTCCGGCGCTTTAAAACGGATGAAGCCGTCACATTCACTTCCATTTGCCTCGCGCTAAGACAGTTTCCATAATGATGCGCGTCGAACGAAAAAGCAGGAAAATTGACTTACCTCTCGCCGTTTACTGTCTGGGTACAACAAAGCAAGTTGCCTCTGATATTCTGCCATCTCGTTACAAGCCTGCACCCATCTCTGTGAGCGTTTCTTTACTTCTGGTTTGCTCGTTATTGGCGTGATGTGCTTTCGGCCCACCCAGGCCCTGTCAGGAAATGATGAAAAAGGTCATTTTTGACTACGGCCACTTAGTGCTTGGACATCCAGACTAAAAAAGGTTACTTTCTAATCCCCCCAAAACAAAGGAACTTAAGTGAGGTTGAGAATATTCTTtgcgtttttctttcttttcaagcaaagaaaatgaaaatattccCCTTATGTCCTTGCGCGATTCGAAACTTGCCTATAGACCGTTTGTGCGTGACTCCCAGACGGCCATATTGGTGGCCCTTAGTatggcatttttcaaaatgttttcttctaTTTCGTCAAATCAATATGACCGCTCGTCACGTTAGTGAACACCACCTATACCAGTAATCGGGGAGGATTAAGAATTCCATTTATTGGTCAATTCTGGGATAAATATCCACTGACCCAGAGAGGGTTTGACTTCcgttaaacagaaaaaatctGAGCACTGATAACAGAGGCATACCTCTGATGAGCCGATCCGAAAAATCGCACCAAAGCTTTTGTGTTATCCTCACTCCAGCTTAGCATCTGAGGGCAGAAAGAACATAACAATCCACATCATCCAGTGCGTCGCTCCgacgaaaggctaacgctcgaaacgtcagcttagTAACATCATTATGCTGATAATTTGACCCTCGTCAGCTCGTTcgatatcaaatttttgtcattcaGTAAATacagattattacatgttatgagcctgatatcgtttttattcacgagttttttaataccatattgCGAAAGAGCcggtcttcgagcgagtgagcgatatggtattaaaaacgagtgaataaaagcgatatcaggctcttaacatgtaataatttgtttattacatactacatgtttaaaaaaatcaagccactaagttgaagtacaacaaagcgttgataaaactgcaacgcaattcttcccgccaaatttgacgccaggcgtcagctaaaatataatgtgcaacccgattggtccaaccaaattattacagtctatttgattggacaatgcAAACCGTGAAGTGATAGGATAtaatttcactgcagtgaaatgatatcatactGCTTCACGGGTAACAATTTTAGTCACGGCATCATACTGATATCCATacgtaatatgtaataaaacacCCTACCATATTCGATTACAGGCTCATTGCCTAAGCATACTCTGCTTTGGTTTGTCAAAGATTTTCCTGCTAAATGAGACATTCAGTTGGAGCTAGTTCTGTACAAAAAGAACTGCACGCTACAGAAACCCGCACAGGAAACGTATGTAACATATTTCGCAGCCTGCAACATTACTTTCTAGGGCATGGAAATTTGTGCCTCGGGGCTTACACTTTGGCACTCTGCGCGCCCATCATAAATTTCCCACGGTCAAATTTCTACTCGTGATACATTCGGGCAAAGACTTCTAGCCGCTTGCCACTTGTTGCTTTCTTTACCTTTGCAGGCCATGGTGGTTCACCAGTCATCTTCGCCCAAACAAGTTCATGAGGGAAGTACTGGAATACgaaagaaagcaaacaaatacaGTTCAATTTATTTGCCGTTCATCCTTAAAAAGCATCACTGctgttttgcttcattttttcaacGGAAAATCAACTGGCTAATACTGAAGCTCCAACATCAAGATCTTTGTGCTAGGGTGTGTCGTTTTTGAAATCTATAGTTGGAACGagctaaatgaaaaaatatatattgtgGTAAACGTAAGGTGTAATTTGGCTACGCATAGTTATGTAGAAAAAAACACGAGCTCCCTAACTCCGAGAGCAACCATTGTAAAAATATCACGAACATGTAGGGTGTGGTCTGGCTCGTATGTATTCTATCAACATAGCAGTTCTTGTGGGAATTTGTccactttggtttaaaaacACGGTTTTGACGGAATACATTGAAGAACCGTTAGATTTAGTAACCTCTAAAAAACTCACACCAACGGCGGATCGGCATTTTTGTGACTTTGCGCTGGCTGTATGAAGGGATAACTGTTGCTGAATGAAACGTTGTTCCCTTTATTTGTAAGAGTTATAACAAAACAGGTAAAGAGAACATACGTAACTATACCAAACCGTATGCTCTTCAATTTGCTGTTTCACAGACTATGAACTGTTTGTTTGCCCAACAGTCACTTAGTTGCAGTGTCACGCAATGTTCACAATAAGTAACGGATGCAAAAGACTTTCACACAGCCTAGTTAGAGTTTTGTccgttgttcaaagcccgattaagctgaGCTTAGATTAGCGtaaattaattgttatttatttaccgcttAAGGAGGATTTACCACAAAATTGTGACCCAATAAGTgtgtaaattacaaatttctttccctTAAACCTtgatcttgtgaaaaatcccccttaaaaggcaaataaatagcaattattataatttccagttatccaggattagcttaatagggctttgaaaaactgggccAGACTTACACATGGTTTGCAAAACCAGTTCTTGGTTCTTAAGTTGGACATCAAATAACAATCTGGACATCGCATCATTTCTTccagctaaaaaaaaaaggaattaaaaTATATAGCAAAACGTTCAGGATGACGACCGGCGAAGATACCAAGGTTACCATAAATGTTTCAAATCTTGGAATCATCATTCACCTCTCCATCACAATCTTCCATTATCGTCTCTGCAAGTTCTGTCAATTCATGATCATCTGAAACAGATAGAGATAGATTTTTAAACCAGTGACCTCTTCCTTCAACAATTTTGAAACGATTTCCCCATCGGCTTGTCCGTCAGGAAGTCGCGGGATCAGGCCGGGGGAGACCCACACTTCGGGTCTAATgaattttagtatcacccaaatagtggactaatgcaaatcctgcattttgattggctacgctactaggggtctaatagtaatagtcatcgagaagcgaaattcgcagggtttttctttggttttttcccctaaaaaatatttcttcaacttgcattttctaactttattattgccttttctgtccaactagttgggtggtactaaaacaattagacccttcgccctcaaaggccacggatcaatagcccgttcggcttcgcctcatgggctattgacccgtagccctttcgggctacgggtctaattgttaaataaccgAGGCGAAAATGCCGCATTTCTTATTTCATCCCCAAACGATCAGCGCTCAAATCATAGCAGATGGACTATAATTTGCAGGCCCCACCTCATAACCCGTGTCAAGGAGTTTAAGACAATTATtcttcctcattcaaccaatcaggtcattgttttgtgGCCTAATCGTTGCCGTTgtcgtcgtccttgcttaagctccctattgctGATTTACGACGTGGTCGATGCCGTTGCCGACGTCGCAATCACCGTTCTCGAAGAGCTCAAAAAAGGGAGCTTGAGCAAAAATACGCCTACGACGGCGAAAACGTAATATTAAAATGTAACACAATTCTTTCTGGGTTGTTCTAGGTCGTTTGGCGTGCAAACAATCTGCGAACAAAATTGGAAGGGGCGTTCTggagataaaaacaaaattgagaaGATTTGTCGTCTTGTATGCAtatcgtccacacaactgcacaACAGGTGAAATATTTTCTCCTCGCTGATTAGATGAGAATGACCGGGATAGgtacgaaaatgaaaaacgctcGTGCAAAGCCTGCAAAAGTACCGTTTGTGTACTTAAAACAGaccagtctgtaaaaatgccgtgacactGGTTTAGTATGGGAGTTCCATGCTCTTGGCGAAGCAAATGAACGAAAAATTCCACAAGGAACATTTTCTATGGTGACGAAAGTAACTGGTCTGAAAACCCCAAGACACGAGATGATGTTGATGAACTTTATTCATGTGCCGATGTATTTCGCTGACGCTAATTGGAGACACAACATAACGATAAAATAAATAGTGAACACTATGATAAATACTAGATAAGATAAGAAATAAgctataaattataaatacaTTTACAATACGcttaaaataatcaaaacaaTTCTAAGAACACAAGCACACCTTCGGAGGTGTGCTCACCTGAAGAGCACACCTAAAGAGGTCTACTtaagagagaaaagaaaacagtcaaAATTATACCACGTACctccaaaataaataattgcatTATGGAACATCCATTGTGATTCTTCTCTGAATTCTCGGGGAGTCTTGAAAGCTCTCTTTTCTACAGactaggaaaaaaaagcaacttgAGGGGTGAGAAGGGAGGGTGCTCTATAGTCTTTGCTGCCTGCATTTCTCGTCACAAGCAATGCTAAAAAATACTCAAAGAATTGAAGGTCACTTTATGATGTTTATAGAAGTCAGCTTGCATCTACATGTATTTAACATTTGatctattttttccttccttttcattggccgagaggTCACCACAAGAACTTTAAATAACTGcctacaaataagtgtttcactgcaaataattaatattctgctcatgcgTAATTTATGGaagagagtgatttgacatattttagttgatcaaaagaatggtgatcgaatgataaaacaattattattaactcaGTTACCCCAaattatcatgatattttgctcaaccttGTCCAATGATGGTTAATTATTTCTGGACATATGCTTATCTGACCACAACATGGTGTTTGCTTCCTATCCTACAATGCTGAATTCCCTGAGTATGAAAAGGGAGCAGTTCATGATGTAAGCACTTCAGAACATATCTATGCATCATTCTTTACCTTTTCTAGTTTACTTAGATCCATTGGTTTAAATATGAAGTCCTCATAATCAGGGTGTTCTTGGTGTGAAATTGGTTCTTTGAATTCCTTTGCCTGAAAAACAAAGGCGTTTGATCTTTACTAGTGTCTCCTTTACCTCAGCAAAGTTCAAGGTGCCTAGAAGTTATATTGTAAGACTGCaaataccttttctttcatCCGCTCTAAAGTGTATTTCAACAACCGCGTAAGCTGCTCAGTTGTCTTGCTCGACATGAGGGATGACAGCTTCTGAGGCTGCAAAATCCATTAATTGAGACCATTGAGGTATTTATGACAATATTAGTACTACAAACACAGTAAGGTGGAGTTGAATTTCCAAATACGTTGGTTGTCGGAGAAGTATTTAAACCATACAGTAAACTGCAAACAAGCcacaaaaatttggcatcaaagAAGTTGATATGGATCAAATTATCCCCCCAAACGATTGTGACTACAGGTTATTGGCCCTTTGCCATTGACACTCTGATGAAGGGCCAATCCTCAAATGATCAACCATTCCAATTTTTTGGCCGTGCAATTTGACTGTAATTACCATAACTCGTTTGTTcccaaatttttgtattttcctTCCCCACTAACACAGCACCATagcttctttagaaactaaagctgacaaaaaaaaaacaacatttggtAGGCCACAGCACACTGCCTTTACACAGATCCAAATAAGAAATTTCTATCACCAAAAAGCTAGACCATGCCACTTTTTTAACTTCAGCATATTCCACAAACTCAAAACATCCTCTCCTAGGCTTCTTTAAAACTGCATAAGTTGCTAAATAAAGGTCATGCATAGGAATTGTTTCCATGTTTACCTGACAAGATGGACACTTCCATTTTCCATTTGCTGCAGTACCAGAATGGGCACATTTCTTATGAAATACACGAGGGCAATGGTCGCAAGCTATCACTTCCCCTGCTTTGTGACATTCCCAACAATACCAGTCATGCGTGTTTGATGCTAgctttttcctttgtttctgcACTTCATCCtatcaaaaattaaagacaaTTGGCCAAGTTTGCACTCCTAATAGCTATCATCACAGCTGAGCCTAATGGCAAAGCTTCTTTCTTCtacagctgcatgcagacgaaGCTAatggtcaatacaatggaaaataaccCATTAGCTTCACTTGCATCAAAACAGCAGATATCTGTACTGAAAGCTATTTCAGACACTAGaccaattaataataattcttctGTACCATCCCCTCCTTTCAAAACATGTCATCCTACCAGCAAAGCAAAATTGCACATTCTCTGCACGACTAggaaattgattgattgattctGGGAATGTGGTGCATGTTTGTAGCAAAATACACTATGAAGCTAATTGGGTTCTGGGATCCTTTGTTACCCAATAAAATGGCAGATTGAGCATTTGCAACGAAACAGGCTAAAACGGGTCCTTCTTCTTAGCTCAGGAAAGAGTACCAGTGCGTATATCATGGGCCCAAACCTAAAAACAAATGGCCTGACCCTTCTTAACATTTATTTCTGACACTAGTATTGAGGTCATTGGTTTGATTCCTTGTTAGATGTGTGCACTTCTCTTTGCGCTTATTTCAGGTACATGAGATTTACAAAAAGGGAGGCTCTTGACAGAGGACAGCCCGAGATTCCACTGGGTGGGTCCTTTTCTGATTTCCGTAACTTGAAGTACAGCATTTCTTCTGACAAGgaacatttgtattttttcgATGTTTTTAATAGTCAACATTATAAAAAAAGTACCTCTTTAATAACTATCAACATTTTCCATCAAGTTCATACAAAATaagattgaaaatatttagtTAAAGCCATGCAAAAAAGCCCTACCAACAGATCTGGTAAGGGTTCAGGAACAATTATTCTAATTTCAAGCATTTTGAAGCACAGGAAAGGTTGCTAAATAATAGGTACAGTAACGCCAGATTCAAAAGACTATGGCCACATAACTACC
This sequence is a window from Acropora palmata chromosome 6, jaAcrPala1.3, whole genome shotgun sequence. Protein-coding genes within it:
- the LOC141883801 gene encoding zinc finger MYND domain-containing protein 11-like, with the translated sequence MAKFSVRRYSDPYYVIALKEAIVKISAQKQCPNEERIVRSVLQEFDWSKSEIIKQLKFAVKDGLILQVTTFSSHGSTKGIPQTAYRIQRKDGEDDDEVQKQRKKLASNTHDWYCWECHKAGEVIACDHCPRVFHKKCAHSGTAANGKWKCPSCQPQKLSSLMSSKTTEQLTRLLKYTLERMKEKAKEFKEPISHQEHPDYEDFIFKPMDLSKLEKSVEKRAFKTPREFREESQWMFHNAIIYFGDDHELTELAETIMEDCDGELEEMMRCPDCYLMSNLRTKNWFCKPCYFPHELVWAKMTGEPPWPAKMLSWSEDNTKALVRFFGSAHQRAWVGRKHITPITSKPEVKKRSQRWVQACNEMAEYQRQLALLYPDSKRREKSVSSSAKTVCKEIQTDFPCNQDDRVKQLEETIEEQQEEINSLKADLNCERERAKQLVEDVKRRKDEQNQRVLRDRSVSKQCCHEMSENCSCSSGPTIDLSTTRDQPNVIKMLQDALERERLEKNELIEKVMRDAQKNKEREIQQVVKRAVNKERLERERITDEAVKKAIDRCKQEREKHIKKVLQVAKEQEEKSVQDAVNVAKKKQWCSNCRAEAFYPCCWNTSYCTLDCQKTHWDTHRFHCMRIPCNCSRDSPMTRT